One Salvia miltiorrhiza cultivar Shanhuang (shh) chromosome 6, IMPLAD_Smil_shh, whole genome shotgun sequence genomic window, GGAACGCCGATTGAGCAGAAGAATTCGAGCTTCGGTGATATGGTTTTGTCGGCTCTGGATTGAAGAACGCCCGGCCATTTCCTGACGAGCCTGGAGATCTGAGCATTTGTGAATCCGTACCTTTTGAGTAGCTGCAATATTGTATCTGAATTCTCTCGCGATTTGATGCACAATTTCGCGGATACGAAGAAGGCGTCTTTCAACGACAATCCACATGAATTTGTGAGGTAACTGATGGTGAAACTGGCGTCGCCGCGGCTGAAATCTGAAGGTAATTATCGAGAGGAGAAATGCGCGACAAATTGTGGGGCGACGTTAATGGCATCTCTCGTCGGAACCCTAATCAGTCTGCTGCAATGAATAATTGCATACATTTGAATCACTTGATTCAAATCTACTGATTATCTATAATCAAGGAAAATCAAAAGTGCTGCAAATCGGTCGACCTCTAAGCTTATTTAAATTTCAACTcaacaaatattttaattagtaatGAGCTTATTAATATCAATATCTAATTAACTTTATTTGAAGCACTTTGTAACATCGGATCATTAGGTCACTAATTCGAGGTAAGTGCAATCGAATCGTAAGAAGGATAAGGATTATGAAAATAAGTGGTACCAGTGAATAATTATGATGTAGAATCAAATCTTTCTGATAATTAAACAAATGCTTATTTCCACCATagtatttaattggttgaaTATATTCATGAATGAACAGTGCTGGTAGGTAAAAGTCGTGGTGGCTATCGCCTAGCGTGACATTACTAACCTAACCTCAGCTCCCTACACCCCATTGTTATTAACCACCTTCATCTTCACCTTCACCTTCACCTTCAAGTCTGCAACATACTCCGACTGCGAGAAAATGTCTGCAACGCCAACCGTCGCACAGCTCCAAGTGGAATCCGTGGTATTCCCACCCACAGTGAAGCCACCGGGCTCCGACAAGACGTTATTCCTCGGCGGCGCAGGTTAGTCCCCTCTCATATCTTACGATCATACGTTTTCATTGTTTCGAGTGGCGGTCGTGGCTAATGTGCGCAGGGGTGCGAGGGATGGAGATCCAAGGGAACTTCGTCAAATTCACCGCCATCGCCATCTACATGGAGGGCACCGCCGTCCCCGCGCTCGCGCCCAAGTAGAGCGCCAAAACCGTCAATGAAATGGCCGATTCCGCCGACTTCATCCGCGAAATCATCGCCGGTAATGGCAACAGCCCTAGCAATTGTTTGCCACCATTTTTAACACTATTTGATGAAAAATCACAAATTTTGTTAGGTCCGTTTGAGAAACTGACGAAAGTGACGATGATTCTGCCGCTAACGGGGCAGCAATACTCGGAGAAAGTTGCAGAGAACTGCACTGCTTACTGGAAAGCAGTTGGGAAATACACAGATGCAGAGGGCAAAGCAGTAGAGGAATTTCTTCAAGTCTTCAAGGATGAAAGCTTCTCACCTGGGGCATCCATCCTCTTCACTCAATCACCTGCTGGCTCACTCACGGTAACCATTTCCCACCGTTGTTCGACTCAACGTCTGATTTTTGACAAAGTTTTGTCCTGCAGATTGCCTTCTCCAAAGATGGTTCCATTCCAGAGCAAGGCAAAGTTGTGATAGAGAACAAACTGCTAGCAGAGGCGATTCTCGAGTCCATCATCGGGAAGCAAAGAGTGTCGCCTACTGCAAGGCAGAGCTTGGCTGCGAGAGTTTCCGAGTTGTTGAAGCAGACTTCGCTCGCTGCTGAGGCACAATGAATCAAGAAACATGAATAAGATCATCACCataaataaaattgtaataGGCTTCGCATATGTTGGTATTCTGTAATTTTCACTCAAATTTGAATGCTTATCAGTAATCAATGATTGTGATTCTGCTGTTACCTGATTTCTCCACGGATGATTTCGTCTACCAAAGCTTCATCGTGACAACGAGCATGTTCTTATGCAGACATCTTCAACTGACTACTGAGATTTTCTTCTCAATCATAAAGCATAACGTTAAACAACAGCTACATAATTAGCTCAAGGCATGGTCCAGAACCAGACCTTTTGTTTCAATAAACCAAATAGAAACACTAGAAGCATAAGTAGGCCATGTGTCTGTCATTGAACTCTTAATTAACTCTCACGTTATAGTGTTAATAGAAATAACTAAGCACTGAACAATCAAAACATTGAGCTACAGAATATAACCAACATTGCACAAGTTGAAGAAGGCGTTACACAAGCACGCCACTCGCTTTGTACGACAGATAAACATCATAAAGTTGGGGCATTTTCTCAGTGTATCTCGACACATATTTGTCCAAGAACTTGCTCTCAACAGGAGAAAGCACACTGCTTAAGTTCCAATCTTCCTCAACCAAACCCTCCAACACCAAGAGACGAACAACGGAGCACCTAGGAACTATCCTCTCCTTCAGGCTATAGAAAAGAACTCGCGGAGACTTTGCAATCACTCTTGACTCCCGACCTAACTTGTTAACTAGAAAATCCATGGTTGCTGATATCTTCTTCTCGGATAAAAGCATACAAGAGGGATGCTTCTTAAATGCCATTCGAATATCATCCTCCGACCAGCCCCATTTACTATAAACTCCATTGCATTTGTCCCATACACTTCCTTCCCCCTTTCGCGCATATATTGCCAATATGAAGGTCGACTTCAACGAATCAAACCCTAACTGCTTCACCTCATCAGCAACTCTCTTCAACTCGACACGATCCTGGAAGAAAATGTTGGTGCAATTTAGCAATGCAAACTTGATAAACTGTTGGGGCACACCTACCTCCCTCAACAAATCCATATTTGGTACAATCCTACTCTCAATATCAAGTTTAAAAATCCAAGACCCTCTCCTTAGAAGAGTATTAGCATTAGCAGCACCAATTATGCCCTTAATGTAGTTATAAACAGGTGCTACTCTACGTTTGAACGATCTGGTTAGTAAGTCGGGGTATCTCGACACAATGGTGGGAATTTCCAGCTCCGAAATTCCGGTGGAGCGCAGAAATTCGAACTTGGGAGAGAGGGACATTTGGGGATTGTATACTAAAACCGCAGGAAATTTTGCGACTAAATTGGCGATTTGGGATCTAGTAAACCCTTGTTTTTCGAGGAATTTGAGAACAACGATGGGTTTATCAGGGGCGTCAAATTGAACAAATTTAGAAGCAGAAATCGCCTTTTCCGGTGACAATCCACATGGATTTATAAGGTAGGATAAAACATACCCTTTTTGTAGCGTTTCCCCTCCCGAAACGGATGGAGAAAATGAGTTTTCTGCGCTTGCGAGAGTGGTTACTCCATTTCTACAAACCCAGATACTGGGGAAGCCTTCATTTTTCAGCAAACTTGAAAGAATTGAACGAAGCAATCTTCCTTCGTTATGTCATGTCAATCTTCCACTCCATGAAAGAATTGaatggaagggtccggtgaagaccaagactatgagcgtcaatcttccactccatgactttacagtcatagatttctcctttagtcggaacaatttttctctgcaactttggaaacaattgaagctttttctcacagtgaaggctgtggagatttgttagttgatgcagaaaaaatcatgaagacaacatggtataaataggtagaatgtgaaccatgtagaagatgaaaaggtttttcgaaaactgtgcctaaaatgcaattgaagaaaaattttgcGTTCgtcgtcactgcgagggactttgaaaggcatcattacattatgtcatgtcaatgagcgtttcaagaaattttattgcagaggcaaaaaggttggatggatttttggcaataagatcaggacaagttcaatcaaaacagattttcactttataaaaattttgtccttttcggatattccatattccaacaattccaacaatcagttaaagtttttgaaagaaactgatcagttagagaaaaggttttgaactaaaaacttaaagctctatactgaaataactgattttgaaaaataagcatttaaaatacttactgatcaactgatcattgtagtcagttgataccacgtgatcctggtagattcatcaggatgacttcttcttcagatgagcattcggacttcattgctttccacgttgGCGATCGAGAGGccgcagttggttgaccaccagtcagcatgactgtttgagaaaatcttcaaacacagcatcactcttcagggttgatgaggctgatctttgcacatagatcattgaacctttcttctggaagagccttggtcagcaagtccgctctctgaatagcagtgggaatccattccacagagacattcttcttttcgacatgatcacgaatgaagtgatgtcgaatctcaatatgcttgactctggtatgatgaactggattctgggagattgcaataacactggagctgtcgcaatagataggaacttccttttcgccgatcccatagtcctttagttgatggactaaccacaggatttgtgaacagcagcttccggcagcaacatattcagcttcagttgtagaggtggcgactgaagtctgcttctttgaaaaccaagagatgagcttgttgcctaggaattgacaagtttcggaggttgatttgcgatcaagcttgcatccaccgaagtctgagtctgaatatccggtgagcttgatgtcgtcgtctgctggataccacaatcctagattgggtgtgcctttgagatatctcagaattcgcttagctgcatccaaatgagcttccttaggatctgattgatatcttgcacataccccgactgcaaatgcgatatctggtctgctcgcagtcaaatacatcaaagatccaatgatttctctgtacttcttcgaatgAACAGAGCTTCCTGCTGAatctggatcaactttccagtttgtattcattgggatcttgactgacttcatgtgctgaataccgaacttagctatcagctccttggcatacttggactggctgatcagtattccttcgttggtctgcttgacttgcaatccgaggaagaaattcatttctcccatcatggacatttgaaacttgttggtcatgatgtcagcaaacttcttgcacatgtgttcggatttggatccgaagattatgtcatcgacataaatttgaacaagcaagagatcttctccttctttgagagtgaacaaagttctgtccacagatccctttttgaagccttgttcaaccagatactccgagagagtatcataccacgctcttggtgcttgcttcaacccatagagcgctttcttcaacttgtacaccttttctggtccagcaacctcaaaccctggaggttgttctacatagacttcatctgtgagcactccattgagaaatgcacacttgacgtccatttggtgtaccttgaaacctttgtgagctgcgaaggctaagaagagtctgactgcttccaatctggcaattGGGGcaaacgtctcgtcgtagtcgattccttcttcttgactgtatcctttagccacaagccttgctttgt contains:
- the LOC130990404 gene encoding uncharacterized protein LOC130990404, producing MSLSPKFEFLRSTGISELEIPTIVSRYPDLLTRSFKRRVAPVYNYIKGIIGAANANTLLRRGSWIFKLDIESRIVPNMDLLREVGVPQQFIKFALLNCTNIFFQDRVELKRVADEVKQLGFDSLKSTFILAIYARKGEGSVWDKCNGVYSKWGWSEDDIRMAFKKHPSCMLLSEKKISATMDFLVNKLGRESRVIAKSPRVLFYSLKERIVPRCSVVRLLVLEGLVEEDWNLSSVLSPVESKFLDKYVSRYTEKMPQLYDVYLSYKASGVLV